Proteins found in one Oncorhynchus mykiss isolate Arlee chromosome 17, USDA_OmykA_1.1, whole genome shotgun sequence genomic segment:
- the LOC110487164 gene encoding zinc finger protein 345 isoform X2 yields the protein MSEPGSGCGVPVQRSSQRGPELLSVKLGDCSQTVELNVIVKEEEEEREINEREEEEREEDRASVDSGEIPNPDSVNEPSSTASRLPGCGSYPCPQCGKCFSRAGDLKTHQRSHSGEKPTCTFNVIVKEEDSDCTLNVIVKEEEDEKEKRGVEEEKETSGIVDPDTSRLRGRYPCPQCGKSFSSSGNLKNHQRVHNGEKPYHCSQCGKGFSRAGDLKTHQRSHSGEKPHHCSLCGKCFSRAGDLKTHQRSHSGEKSASTFNVIVKEEEDEKEIDEKVKREVKEEQEASGVVDPDTSRLSGRGRFPCHQCGKSFRSSGKLKNHQRVHTREKPFHCATCGKSFREKFNLTRHEKVHSGEKPYHCTQCGKSFNRSGSLKEHQRVHTGEKPYHCSLCQKSFSQPGNLKKHQRIHTGEKPYRCSLCGNSFCFAGNLKNHQRSHCGEKPYRCSQCGEGFPQLKSLKSHQKIHIGETSPSTFNVIVKEEGGDCTFNVIVKEEEDGKKIAEKEMREVEEDDNNSGVVDPDTSRLPDRGRYPCPQCGKIFSSSSNLKNHQRVHTGEKPFLCSQCGKSFSEKVNLKRHERVHSGEKPYHCTTCGKSFNHSGSLRDHQRIHTGEKPYHCSLCGNNFRFAGDLKNHQRSHSGEKPYQCSRCGEGFTQLRSLRSHERISIGGKPACAFNVIVQEEKEVEGEESDVK from the exons ATGTCTGAACCAGGTTCTGGTTGTGGTGTTCCAGTCCAGAGAAGCTCACAGCGGGGTCCAGAGTTGCTGTCAGTGAAGCTGGGGGACTGCAGTCAAACAGTGGAACTCAATGTGATTgtcaaggaggaggaggaggagagagaaatcaatgagcgggaggaggaagagagagaggaggacagggcctCTGTTGACTCAG GAGAGATCCCCAACCCAGACTCGGTAAACGAGCCCAGTTCCACAGCATCAAGACTGCCTGGTTGTGGGAGTTACCCCTGTCCTCAATGTGGGAAGTGTTTCAGTCGAGCAGGAGACCTGAAGACTCATCAGAGATCCCACAGTGGAGAGAAGCCTACCTGTACTTTCAATGTGATTGTCAAAGAGGAGGACAGTGACTGTACTCTCAATGTGATtgtcaaagaggaggaggatgagaaggaaaagagaggagttgaggaaGAGAAGGAAACTAGTGGTATAGTCGACCCAGATACATCAAGACTTCGTGGTCGTTACCCCTGTCctcaatgtggaaagagtttcagtTCCTCAGGTAATCTAAAGAATCATCAAAGAGTTCACAatggagagaaaccttaccactgctcccaatgtggaaagggTTTCAGTCGAGCAGGAGACCTGAAGACTCATCAGAGATCGCACAGCGGAGAAAAGCCTCACCACTGCTCTCTTTGTGGGAAGTGTTTCAGTCGAGCAGGAGACCTGAAGACTCATCAGAGATCGCACAGTGGAGAGAAGTCTGCCAGTACTTTCAATGTGATtgtcaaagaggaggaggatgaaaagGAAATCGATGAGAAGGTAAAGAGAGAAGTTAAGGAAGAGCAGGAAGCTAGTGGTGTAGTTGACCCAGATACATCAAGACTATCTGGTCGTGGTCGATTCCCCTGtcatcagtgtgggaagagtttccgTTCCTCAGGTAAACTAAAGAATCATCAAAGAGTACACACTCGAGAGAAACCATTTCACTGTGCCACATGTGGGAAGAGTTTCCGTGAAAAATTCAACCTCACGAGACATGAGAAGGTACATAGTGGGGAGAAGCCGTATCACTGCACCCAGtgtgggaaaagcttcaatcGTTCTGGAAGTCTTAAGGAACATCAAAGAgtacatacaggggagaagccttaccactgctctcttTGTCAGAAGAGTTTTAGTCAGCCAGGAAACCTTAAGAAACACCAGAGaatacatacaggggagaagccttaccggTGCTCTCTGTGTGGAAATAGTTTTTGTTTTGCTGGAAACCTCAAGAATCATCAGAGATCACActgtggagagaagccttaccgcTGCTCTCAGTGTGGGGAGGGATTCCCTCAACTAAAAAGTCTTAAAAGCCATCAGAAAATACATATTGGAGAGACGTCTCCCTCTACTTTCAATGTGATTGTCAAAGAGGAGGGTGGTGACTGTACTTTCAATGTGATTGtcaaagaagaggaggatgggaaGAAAATTGCTGAGAAGGAAATGAGAGAAGTTGAAGAGGACGACAACAACAGTGGTGTAGTTGACCCAGATACATCAAGATTGCCTGATCGGGGTCGTTACCCCTGTCCTCAATGTGGAAAGATTTTCAGTTCCTCAAGTAATCTTAAGAATCATCAAAGagttcacactggagagaaacctttcctctgctcccaatgtgggaagagtttcagtgAGAAAGTAAACCTTAAGAGACACGAAAGAGTACAtagtggagagaagccttaccactgcaccacatgtgggaagagcttcaatcatTCAGGAAGCCTTAGAGATCATCAGAGAATTCATAcaggggagaaaccttaccactgctcaCTTTGCGGAAATAATTTTCGTTTTGCTGGAGACCTAAAGAATCATCAGAGATCACAcagtggagagaagccttaccaatgTTCTCGGTGTGGAGAGGGATTCACTCAGCTAAGAAGTCTAAGAAGTCATGAGAGAATATCCATTGGAGGGAAGCCTGCCTGTGCTTTCAATGTGATTGTCCAAGAAGAGAAAGaagttgagggagaggagagtgatgtGAAATAA
- the LOC110495008 gene encoding gastrula zinc finger protein XlCGF26.1-like encodes MSEQFPQQRQITMTEVVAGKTVASAERIKRECERDWEVHLVLIASPKPDGEERCEWDWEVHLVLIASPKPDGEERCEWDWEVHLVLIASPKPDGEERLNGQQCVLSTQPTMSEPGSGCGVPAQRSSQRGPKLLSVKLGDCSQTVELNVIVKEEGEEREINEREEEEREEDRASVDSGEIPNPDSVKEPSSTASRLPGCGSYPCPQCGNCFSRAGDLKTHQRSHSGEKPASTFNVIVKEEEDEKEIYETVKREVKEEQEPSGVVDPDTSRLSGRGRFPCHQCVKSFRSSGKLKNHQRVHTREKPFHCATCGKRFREKFNLTGHEKVHSGEKPYHCTQCGKSFNRSGSLKEHQRVHTGEKPYHCSLCQKSFSQPGNLRKHQRIHTGEKPYRCFLCGNSFGFAGNLKNHQRAHCGEKPYHCSQCGEGFPQLKSLKSHQKIHFGETHACTFNVIVKEEKDEKEMREVEEEDNSGIVDPDISRLPDRYICPQCGKSFSTSSNLKNHQRVHTGEKPFLCSQCGRSFSEKVNLKRHERVHSGEKPYHCTTCGKSFNHSGSLTNHQRIHTGEKPFHCSLCGNNFRFAGDLKNHQRSHSGEKPYQCSQCGEGFTQLRSLKSHERISIGGKPACAFNVIVQEEK; translated from the exons ATGTCAGAACAGTTCCCACAGCAGCGGCAGATCACCATGACTGAAGTGGTAGCAGGGAAGACTGTGGCAAGCGCTGAAAGAATCAAG agagaatgtgagagggaCTGGGAGGTGCATCTTGTGTTGATAGCAAGCCCCAAgcctgatggagaggagaggtgtgagtGGGACTGGGAGGTGCATCTTGTGTTGATAGCAAGCCCCAAgcctgatggagaggagaggtgtgagtGGGACTGGGAGGTGCATCTTGTGTTGATAGCAAGCCCCAAgcctgatggagaggagag ACTAAATGGTCAACAATGTGTTCT ATCTACCCAACCTACCATGTCTGAACCAGGTTCTGGTTGTGGTGTTCCAGCCCAGAGAAGCTCACAGCGGGGTCCAAAGTTGCTGTCAGTGAAGCTGGGGGACTGCAGTCAAACAGTGGAACTCAATGTGATTGTGAAGGAGGAGGGCGAGGAGAGAGAAATCAATGagcgggaggaggaagagagagaggaggacagggcctCTGTTGACTCAG GAGAGATCCCCAACCCAGACTCAGTCAAGGAGCCCAGTTCCACAGCATCAAGACTGCCTGGTTGTGGGAGTTACCCCTGTCCTCAATGTGGGAACTGTTTCAGTCGAGCAGGAGACCTGAAGACTCATCAGAGATCGCACAGTGGAGAGAAGCCTGCCAGTACTTTCAATGTGATtgtcaaagaggaggaggatgaaaagGAAATCTATGAGACGGTAAAGAGAGAAGTTAAGGAAGAGCAGGAACCTAGTGGTGTAGTTGACCCAGATACATCAAGACTATCTGGTCGTGGTCGATTCCCCTGTCATCAGTGTGTGAAAAGTTTCCGTTCCTCAGGTAAACTAAAGAATCATCAAAGAGTACACACTCGAGAGAAACCATTTCACTGTGCCACATGTGGGAAGAGGTTCCGTGAAAAATTCAACCTCACGGGACATGAGAAGGTACATAgtggggagaagccttaccactgcacccagtgtgggaaaagcttcaatcGTTCTGGAAGTCTTAAGGAACATCAAAGAgtacatacaggggagaagccttatcactgctctCTTTGTCAGAAGAGTTTTAGTCAGCCAGGAAATCTTAGGAAACATCAGAGaatacatacaggggagaagccttaccgtTGCTTTCTGTGCGGAAATAGTTTTGGTTTCGCTGGAAACCTAAAGAATCATCAGAGAGCACActgtggagagaagccttaccactgctctcagtgtggggAGGGATTCCCTCAACTAAAAAGTCTTAAAAGCCATCAGAAAATACATTTTGGAGAGACACATGCCTGTACTTTCAATGTGATTGTCAAagaggagaaggatgagaagGAAATGAGAGAAGTTGAAGAGGAAGACAATAGTGGTATAGTTGACCCAGATATATCAAGACTGCCTGATCGTTACATCTGTCctcaatgtggaaagagtttcagtACCTCAAGTAATCTTAAGAATCATCAAAgagtacacactggagagaaaccttttcTCTGCtctcaatgtgggaggagtttcaGTGAGAAAGTAAACCTTAAGAGACACGAAAGAGTGCAtagtggagagaagccttaccactgcaccacatgtgggaagagcttcaatcatTCAGGAAGCCTTACAAATCATCAGAGAATTCATACAGGGGAGAAACCTTTCCACTGCTCACTGTGCGGAAATAATTTCCGTTTTGCTGGAGACCTAAAGAATCATCAGAGATCACAcagtggagagaagccttaccaatgTTCTCAGTGTGGCGAGGGATTCACTCAGCTAAGAAGTCTAAAAAGTCATGAGAGAATATCCATTGGAGGGAAGCCTGCCTGTGCTTTCAATGTGATTGTCCAAGAAGAGAAATaa
- the LOC110487164 gene encoding zinc finger protein 345 isoform X1, translating into MSEPGSGCGVPAQRSSQRGPELLSVKLGDCNQTVELNVIVKEEEEEREINEGEEEEREEDRASVDSGEIPNPDSVNEPSSTASRLPGCGSYPCPQCGKCFSRAGDLKTHQRSHSGEKPTCTFNVIVKEEDSDCTLNVIVKEEEDEKEKRGVEEEKETSGIVDPDTSRLRGRYPCPQCGKSFSSSGNLKNHQRVHNGEKPYHCSQCGKGFSRAGDLKTHQRSHSGEKPHHCSLCGKCFSRAGDLKTHQRSHSGEKSASTFNVIVKEEEDEKEIDEKVKREVKEEQEASGVVDPDTSRLSGRGRFPCHQCGKSFRSSGKLKNHQRVHTREKPFHCATCGKSFREKFNLTRHEKVHSGEKPYHCTQCGKSFNRSGSLKEHQRVHTGEKPYHCSLCQKSFSQPGNLKKHQRIHTGEKPYRCSLCGNSFCFAGNLKNHQRSHCGEKPYRCSQCGEGFPQLKSLKSHQKIHIGETSPSTFNVIVKEEGGDCTFNVIVKEEEDGKKIAEKEMREVEEDDNNSGVVDPDTSRLPDRGRYPCPQCGKIFSSSSNLKNHQRVHTGEKPFLCSQCGKSFSEKVNLKRHERVHSGEKPYHCTTCGKSFNHSGSLRDHQRIHTGEKPYHCSLCGNNFRFAGDLKNHQRSHSGEKPYQCSRCGEGFTQLRSLRSHERISIGGKPACAFNVIVQEEKEVEGEESDVK; encoded by the coding sequence GAGAGATCCCCAACCCAGACTCGGTAAACGAGCCCAGTTCCACAGCATCAAGACTGCCTGGTTGTGGGAGTTACCCCTGTCCTCAATGTGGGAAGTGTTTCAGTCGAGCAGGAGACCTGAAGACTCATCAGAGATCCCACAGTGGAGAGAAGCCTACCTGTACTTTCAATGTGATTGTCAAAGAGGAGGACAGTGACTGTACTCTCAATGTGATtgtcaaagaggaggaggatgagaaggaaaagagaggagttgaggaaGAGAAGGAAACTAGTGGTATAGTCGACCCAGATACATCAAGACTTCGTGGTCGTTACCCCTGTCctcaatgtggaaagagtttcagtTCCTCAGGTAATCTAAAGAATCATCAAAGAGTTCACAatggagagaaaccttaccactgctcccaatgtggaaagggTTTCAGTCGAGCAGGAGACCTGAAGACTCATCAGAGATCGCACAGCGGAGAAAAGCCTCACCACTGCTCTCTTTGTGGGAAGTGTTTCAGTCGAGCAGGAGACCTGAAGACTCATCAGAGATCGCACAGTGGAGAGAAGTCTGCCAGTACTTTCAATGTGATtgtcaaagaggaggaggatgaaaagGAAATCGATGAGAAGGTAAAGAGAGAAGTTAAGGAAGAGCAGGAAGCTAGTGGTGTAGTTGACCCAGATACATCAAGACTATCTGGTCGTGGTCGATTCCCCTGtcatcagtgtgggaagagtttccgTTCCTCAGGTAAACTAAAGAATCATCAAAGAGTACACACTCGAGAGAAACCATTTCACTGTGCCACATGTGGGAAGAGTTTCCGTGAAAAATTCAACCTCACGAGACATGAGAAGGTACATAGTGGGGAGAAGCCGTATCACTGCACCCAGtgtgggaaaagcttcaatcGTTCTGGAAGTCTTAAGGAACATCAAAGAgtacatacaggggagaagccttaccactgctctcttTGTCAGAAGAGTTTTAGTCAGCCAGGAAACCTTAAGAAACACCAGAGaatacatacaggggagaagccttaccggTGCTCTCTGTGTGGAAATAGTTTTTGTTTTGCTGGAAACCTCAAGAATCATCAGAGATCACActgtggagagaagccttaccgcTGCTCTCAGTGTGGGGAGGGATTCCCTCAACTAAAAAGTCTTAAAAGCCATCAGAAAATACATATTGGAGAGACGTCTCCCTCTACTTTCAATGTGATTGTCAAAGAGGAGGGTGGTGACTGTACTTTCAATGTGATTGtcaaagaagaggaggatgggaaGAAAATTGCTGAGAAGGAAATGAGAGAAGTTGAAGAGGACGACAACAACAGTGGTGTAGTTGACCCAGATACATCAAGATTGCCTGATCGGGGTCGTTACCCCTGTCCTCAATGTGGAAAGATTTTCAGTTCCTCAAGTAATCTTAAGAATCATCAAAGagttcacactggagagaaacctttcctctgctcccaatgtgggaagagtttcagtgAGAAAGTAAACCTTAAGAGACACGAAAGAGTACAtagtggagagaagccttaccactgcaccacatgtgggaagagcttcaatcatTCAGGAAGCCTTAGAGATCATCAGAGAATTCATAcaggggagaaaccttaccactgctcaCTTTGCGGAAATAATTTTCGTTTTGCTGGAGACCTAAAGAATCATCAGAGATCACAcagtggagagaagccttaccaatgTTCTCGGTGTGGAGAGGGATTCACTCAGCTAAGAAGTCTAAGAAGTCATGAGAGAATATCCATTGGAGGGAAGCCTGCCTGTGCTTTCAATGTGATTGTCCAAGAAGAGAAAGaagttgagggagaggagagtgatgtGAAATAA